A stretch of Lactuca sativa cultivar Salinas chromosome 6, Lsat_Salinas_v11, whole genome shotgun sequence DNA encodes these proteins:
- the LOC111918104 gene encoding aquaporin NIP1-1 — translation MDEIGGGGSACGHHGETLDIKDEPVSSTANSASLFTIPFCQKLVAEFLGTYFMVFAGCGVVAVDVEKDHVIGQVGIAIVWGVVVMVMIYTVGHISGAHFNPAVTIAFASCKRFPLKEVFAYVVVQILASTLASGTLRLVFNWKHNNLGATVPSGSDLQSLVLEFIITFYLMFVISGVATDNRAIGELAGLAIGSTILLNAMFAGPISGASMNPARTLGPAIVSNQYKGLWVYMLGPIAGAVAGAWAYNVIRFTDKPLRVIVKNASFLQRSNGQNRTDNKPNCKCPDGWTCAITKTEPSKIGKPFAICDGSGCTCVTYVLTQTVESSAVAAAKAFCECDEGWSCVVSKLTEGSEAGKTYFECGEGCICVVDETNNVKVVCA, via the exons ATGGATGAGATAGGCGGAGGAGGTTCAGCTTGTGGACACCATGGGGAGACACTTGATATAAAAGATGAACCAGTATCTTCAACCGCCAATTCTGCCTCCCTTTTCACTATTCCTTTCTGCCAAAAG TTGGTAGCCGAGTTTCTGGGAACATATTTCATGGTGTTTGCAGGGTGCGGGGTGGTGGCGGTGGACGTGGAGAAGGATCATGTGATCGGTCAAGTTGGAATTGCCATCGTATGgggagtggtggtgatggtgatgatttACACCGTAGGCCACATCTCCGGTGCTCATTTCAACCCTGCGGTCACCATTGCTTTTGCCTCTTGCAAGAGATTCCCTTTAAAAGAA GTTTTTGCATACGTAGTTGTTCAAATCCTCGCATCAACTCTTGCAAGCGGAACCCTACGATTAGTATTCAACTGGAAACACAATAATCTAGGTGCAACAGTTCCTTCGGGATCCGACCTCCAATCGTTGGTGCTGGAATTCATTATTACATTTTACCTCATGTTTGTTATTTCTGGGGTTGCTACCGACAATCGTGCT ATAGGAGAACTTGCAGGACTTGCCATTGGATCAACCATTTTACTCAATGCCATGTTTGCAGG GCCAATTTCAGGGGCTTCAATGAACCCAGCGAGGACCCTAGGGCCAGCCATTGTGTCTAACCAATACAAAGGCTTATGGGTTTACATGTTGGGACCAATTGCGGGAGCTGTTGCTGGTGCATGGGCATACAACGTCATCAGGTTCACCGATAAGCCTCTTCGTGTCATCGTCAAAAATGCATCTTTCCTACAACGTAGCAATGGACAAAATCG CACTGATAACAAGCCAAATTGCAAGTGCCCAGATGGATGGACATGCGCCATCACCAAAACTGAGCCATCTAAGATTGGTAAACCATTCGCAATATGTGATGGAAGTGGTTGCACCTGTGTCACGTACGTATTAAC TCAAACAGTGGAGAGCTCTGCAGTTGCAGCAGCCAAAGCATTCTGTGAGTGTGATGAAGGTTGGTCTTGTGTTGTATCCAAATTGACTGAAGGCTCTGAAGCCGGAAAGACCTACTTTGAGTGTGGCGAAGGTTGCATATGTGTGGTAGATGAAACAAACAACGTGAAGGTTGTGTGTGCTTGA